In Neisseria animalis, a single window of DNA contains:
- a CDS encoding 3'-5' exonuclease encodes MTPILAFDIETVPDVHGIRLLYDLPADVPDNDVVLFAQQKRRAQTGGDFMQHHLHQVVAISCCMRWGSEKIHVGTIGEPNDSEETVIAKFFELVENHTPQLVSWNGGGFDLPVLHYRALIHGIAAARYWDMGEGDFGDSRDFKWNNYISRYHNRHCDLMDLLALYQPRASVPLDDMAKLCGFPGKLGMDGSKVWEAYHQGRLKDIRDYCETDAANTYLMYLRFRLMSGALDGDEYEVEVKRLKNYLKEQAESKQHWREFIAAWR; translated from the coding sequence ATGACCCCGATACTTGCTTTCGACATCGAAACCGTACCCGATGTACACGGTATCCGCCTGCTCTACGACCTGCCCGCCGATGTACCCGACAACGATGTGGTGCTGTTTGCCCAACAAAAACGCCGCGCCCAAACCGGCGGCGATTTTATGCAGCACCATCTGCACCAAGTTGTCGCGATTTCCTGCTGTATGCGCTGGGGCTCGGAAAAAATCCACGTCGGCACCATCGGCGAACCGAACGACAGCGAAGAAACCGTGATTGCCAAGTTTTTCGAGCTGGTTGAAAACCATACGCCGCAACTGGTCAGTTGGAACGGCGGCGGCTTTGATTTACCCGTACTGCATTACCGCGCCCTGATTCACGGTATTGCCGCCGCCCGTTATTGGGACATGGGCGAAGGCGATTTCGGCGACAGCCGCGATTTCAAATGGAACAACTACATCAGCCGCTACCACAACCGCCATTGCGATTTGATGGATTTGCTCGCCCTCTACCAGCCGCGTGCCAGCGTACCGCTTGATGACATGGCGAAATTGTGCGGTTTCCCCGGAAAACTCGGCATGGACGGCAGCAAAGTATGGGAGGCTTACCACCAAGGCCGTCTGAAAGACATCCGCGATTATTGCGAAACCGATGCCGCCAATACCTATCTGATGTATCTGCGTTTCCGACTGATGAGCGGCGCGCTCGACGGCGACGAATACGAAGTCGAAGTCAAACGCCTGAAAAATTATTTGAAAGAGCAGGCCGAAAGCAAGCAGCATTGGCGGGAATTTATCGCTGCATGGCGGTAA
- the ruvC gene encoding crossover junction endodeoxyribonuclease RuvC: MNIPKTTRILGIDPGSRVTGFGVIDVCGREHFYVASGCIKTIPGDELAGRIAIICEHIGEIIDTYRPNHAAVEQVFVNVNPAATLMLGQARGAAIAALTMRGLPVYEYTALQVKQAVVGQGKAAKEQVQHMVVRMLGLSGTPQADAADGLAVALTHALRNHGLAAQLNPNGMQIKRGRFQG, from the coding sequence ATGAATATCCCCAAAACCACCCGCATTCTCGGTATCGACCCCGGCAGCCGCGTTACCGGCTTCGGCGTGATTGATGTATGCGGACGCGAACATTTTTATGTTGCTTCCGGCTGTATTAAAACCATACCCGGGGACGAGCTGGCGGGACGGATTGCCATCATCTGCGAACATATCGGCGAAATCATCGATACCTACCGCCCCAATCATGCGGCGGTGGAGCAGGTTTTTGTCAACGTCAATCCGGCGGCAACCCTGATGCTCGGTCAGGCACGCGGCGCGGCCATTGCAGCGCTGACCATGCGCGGCCTGCCCGTTTACGAATATACTGCATTGCAGGTCAAACAGGCGGTTGTCGGGCAAGGCAAGGCTGCAAAAGAGCAGGTGCAGCACATGGTGGTGCGTATGCTCGGTTTGTCGGGCACTCCGCAGGCAGATGCGGCAGACGGCCTTGCCGTCGCGCTGACCCACGCGCTACGCAACCACGGCCTTGCCGCGCAACTCAACCCCAACGGTATGCAAATCAAACGCGGACGGTTTCAAGGTTGA
- a CDS encoding NADPH-dependent oxidoreductase: MNETIQTLLQHRSIRKFKPQPLDKATIDLLVEVAQRASTSSYMQACTIISVTDETIKHELAVLGMQEYVRDNGHLFIFVADTARNSAIAETQGLDPVYQSSADRFLAGVYDCAIAAQNMVAAAESMGLGAVYLGTILNDAAKVIELLGLPPRTFPVFGLALGYPEFQPRLKPRLPSAIVHMENRYVPVTETAQQQALAEYDAEMAEYYSKRGSGSREETFSRMAGKYTHTQQAKRTQLGKLIRQQGFFTELDNQD, from the coding sequence ATGAACGAAACCATTCAAACCCTGTTGCAACACCGCAGCATACGCAAATTCAAACCGCAACCTTTAGACAAAGCAACGATTGACCTGCTGGTCGAAGTTGCACAGCGCGCCTCCACCAGCAGCTATATGCAGGCCTGCACCATCATCAGCGTGACCGACGAAACCATCAAACACGAATTGGCGGTTCTCGGTATGCAGGAATATGTGCGCGACAACGGCCATCTGTTTATCTTCGTTGCCGACACCGCCCGCAACTCTGCCATTGCCGAAACACAAGGTCTCGACCCCGTGTACCAAAGCAGCGCCGACCGCTTTCTTGCCGGCGTGTACGACTGTGCCATCGCCGCACAAAATATGGTTGCCGCCGCCGAAAGCATGGGCTTGGGCGCAGTCTATCTCGGTACGATTTTGAACGATGCCGCCAAAGTCATCGAACTGCTCGGCCTGCCGCCGCGCACCTTCCCCGTATTCGGTCTCGCGCTCGGCTATCCCGAATTTCAACCGCGTCTCAAACCGCGTCTGCCGTCTGCAATCGTACACATGGAAAACCGCTACGTTCCCGTAACCGAAACCGCACAACAGCAGGCGCTGGCAGAATACGATGCGGAAATGGCAGAGTATTACAGCAAACGCGGCAGCGGCAGCCGTGAAGAAACCTTCAGCCGCATGGCGGGAAAATACACCCACACCCAACAGGCAAAACGTACCCAATTAGGCAAATTAATCCGCCAACAGGGATTCTTTACCGAACTGGACAACCAAGACTAG
- a CDS encoding lipid A biosynthesis lauroyl acyltransferase, with amino-acid sequence MKFAFFLLYLIQLLPFKLLHRIADSIGILAYYAVKPRRKVGETNLRKCFPEWSEAQRKAVLKRHFQHMGKLLFEYGLYWYAPAERLRKFVRYQDKHHLDNALAAGEKVILLYPHFTAFEMAVYTLNQDIPLTSMYSHQKNKAMDEQILKGRHRYDNVFLIGRTEGLRAIIKHLRKSDAPFLYLPDQDFGRNDSIFVNFFGIQTATITGLSRIAALTGAKVIPAIPFREADNTVTLRFYPAWEHFPGEDITADTQRMNDFIEARIREIPEQYFWLHKRFKTRPEGEAGFY; translated from the coding sequence ATGAAATTCGCCTTTTTCCTGCTCTATTTAATCCAACTGCTGCCCTTCAAACTCCTCCACCGGATTGCAGACAGCATAGGCATACTGGCTTATTACGCCGTCAAACCTCGCCGCAAAGTGGGAGAAACCAACTTACGCAAATGCTTTCCCGAGTGGAGCGAAGCGCAACGCAAAGCCGTGTTGAAACGCCATTTCCAACACATGGGCAAGCTGTTGTTTGAATACGGGCTGTACTGGTATGCCCCCGCCGAACGCCTGCGGAAATTCGTGCGCTATCAAGACAAACACCATCTCGACAACGCGCTGGCGGCAGGAGAAAAAGTAATTTTGCTCTACCCGCACTTTACCGCTTTTGAAATGGCGGTTTACACGCTCAACCAAGACATCCCGCTGACCAGCATGTATTCCCACCAGAAAAACAAAGCGATGGACGAGCAAATCCTCAAAGGCCGCCACCGCTACGACAACGTCTTCCTCATCGGGCGTACCGAAGGCTTGCGGGCAATCATCAAACACCTCCGCAAGAGCGATGCACCGTTTCTTTACCTGCCCGATCAAGATTTCGGGCGCAACGATTCGATATTCGTCAACTTCTTCGGCATTCAAACCGCCACCATTACCGGCTTGAGCCGTATTGCCGCCCTAACCGGTGCGAAAGTCATTCCCGCCATTCCCTTCCGCGAGGCCGACAATACCGTAACCCTGCGTTTTTACCCCGCATGGGAACACTTCCCCGGCGAAGACATCACCGCCGATACCCAACGCATGAACGACTTCATCGAAGCCCGCATACGCGAAATCCCCGAACAATATTTCTGGCTGCACAAGCGTTTCAAAACCCGTCCCGAAGGCGAAGCAGGTTTCTATTAA